The Plasmodium sp. gorilla clade G2 genome assembly, chromosome: 6 genome has a segment encoding these proteins:
- a CDS encoding TRAP-like protein: protein MKSVCPLLCLAFFLLTLLNIIKCDKLISKLTKHGDLDLVLLYDIGLIDDTENSHLNSLENIAELGKNLLVRNNKNITLSYITYDDINVDLKIESSNNDKVDNANKYDKYDKYDKYNYNNDKNIEEFQNKVLGTKLKSSYKNSAHLKALNYVGLKHFYNSNKESIKMVIMFMNTNGDYNMSDIKSSNYHAELNSIHYLFDRKNIILNIITKVAFKNYCHYIQQIGSNTNELLKCVLKNSFYNKSALTYEIQKYYDDISINAICHPWSQWSQCSVTCNMGYHFIKRNSLGYIQNSKSGLYKRKGRSCLEQRNLIIQECFNTSCDHSLDICDHLYMDISILLDDSSYITLESWNKYIIPFLRKFITHFNINHNQINFSLTTYSNHTYNWVDFSNILSKDKDKLLTYLEYFKFNFGSSTKDIKQAIQYMNDHVLNTNYQRNDAKKVMIIINSGEVDNKTVMLLPDILKNVKDTHNIQVYSICINNQNVENCKKLSTHSIEKDGSNYSYSFSNASDLRYNMFGIQKNICRNVVGKVRRKLRSGANMERGGSNGDEDDNKDEEKNSSIVQKEKSESDNKPDEQKEKGNISTSTEHNISVRMNDDIDDIYDDDDVYDDDIITHDNIRTYDDPVSQDNSTFENQNFMGRKKYDSKYTSKLSINSLGNINESNDSHNNYDYYDDDSLNQNKGFLKKNSIILKSLYNLNEDYVNNNINNNDNNSSTSRSGNNNCGNNNCGNNDIPHFKNMRKYNSETNIPSCSKNNKSSNGKLLNRLYNMLFRKKKKYRIKNIDKDSKKKVDKFIQNIKLLNDNNDDNNKIDEKDIEIQFDTLLNGIFDFLQDYDNSSVTTFNDSILDDDCDYFLNARSCGISLSNLPTCDKVNVESEIGGERDDDEDDEDDEGDEDDEDEEGDEDDDDNDDNGDDYDNNDNGDDQSNNNNENVGGDDDDDQSNNNNNNNNNENDDGDDHNDKNNDYISQYNLILKDKSHNDNNYMTNEHEQKMGGDKKENMDILSNEEDNISSKHNNDLQRVKRSLYLPENFIKDNYEKTKDIHISKKEDDNENNNSKVHINSQSKEENKNVVDNTIPCNNKNINEEDNDINNSIKIPHIGIFDKSKINCRNKKASKFDKIKRFNDKINNYNNPLITNLENKNEEIIVPKNNDDEKQKILFPIIKNDNPKETGEKYENNVVYEENNKRDINNNDMHNKDVEKLYKDKNSHHIKNKYDKGNLTENNEVMQRYSKDNDEDDEEYEHWHGHQHDTKYTPVYKYAASFTLAAILFLGLSLYYINNRKGKQIINAKASNDFPVYTNVKEVSCKEQNIETMNEMQWQ from the coding sequence atgaaaagcGTTTGTCCTCTCCTCTGTCTTGCTTTCTTCTTATTGAcccttttaaatataataaagtgTGATAAATTAATTTCCAAATTAACAAAACATGGAGATCTAGATTTAGTtctattatatgatataggTCTGATTGATGATACTGAAAACAGTCATTTGAATTCTTTAGAAAATATAGCTGAACTAGGAAAAAATTTGCTAgttagaaataataaaaatataactttatcatatataacatatgatgatataaatgttgatttaaaaattgaatcaagtaataatgataaagtaGATAAtgcaaataaatatgataaatatgataaatatgataaatataattataataatgataaaaatatagaagaatTTCAAAATAAAGTTTTAGGTACCAAATTAAAATCATCATATAAAAACTCAGCACATTTAAAAGCATTAAATTATGTAGGgttaaaacatttttataattcaaataaagaATCAATTAAAATGGTTATAATGTTTATGAATACAAATGGTGATTATAATATGAGTGATATTAAATCTTCTAATTATCATGCAGAATTAAATTCaatacattatttatttgatagaaaaaatattatattaaatataataacaaaagtagcttttaaaaattattgtcATTATATACAACAAATTGGTTCTAATActaatgaattattaaaatgtgtcttgaaaaattctttttataataaatcagCTTTAACTTATgaaattcaaaaatattatgatgatatatcAATAAATGCAATATGTCATCCATGGTCTCAATGGTCTCAATGCTCTGTGACATGTAATATGGgttatcattttataaaaagaaattcattaggatatatacaaaattctAAGAGTGgattatataaaaggaaaGGCAGAAGTTGTTTAGAACAAagaaatttaataattcaagAATGCTTTAATACATCTTGTGATCACTCATTAGATATATGTGATCATctatatatggatatatcaatattattagatGACTCATCATATATCACATTAGAATCatggaataaatatattataccttTTCTTAGAAAATTTATAActcattttaatattaatcataATCAAATTAATTTCTCATTAACTACATATTCTAATCATACTTATAATTGGGTCGATTTTTCAAACATACTTTCAAAGGATaaagataaattattaacatatctagaatattttaaatttaattttggATCCTCTACAAAAGATATCAAGCAAGCCATACAATATATGAATGATCATGTTTTAAATACAAACTATCAAAGAAACGATGCAAAGAAAGTTATGATCATCATTAATTCAGGGGAGGTCGATAATAAAACTGTTATGTTACTACCAGATATTCTGAAAAATGTTAAGGATACTCATAATATTCAAGTATATtctatatgtattaataatcAGAATGTCGAAAACTGCAAAAAGTTAAGTACTCATTCGATTGAAAAGGATGGATCCAACTATTCTTATTCCTTCTCAAATGCTTCAGATTTGAGATATAATATGTTTggcatacaaaaaaatatatgtcgCAATGTGGTAGGAAAGGTTAGAAGAAAGCTGAGAAGTGGTGCAAACATGGAAAGGGGTGGTAGTAATGGAGATGAAGATGACAAtaaagatgaagaaaaaaatagcaGCATTGTCCAGAAAGAAAAAAGCGAGAGTGATAACAAACCAGATGAACAAAaggaaaaaggaaatatatccACTTCAACTGAGCATAATATATCAGTAAGAATGAATGATGATATTGATGATatttatgatgatgatgatgtttatgatgatgatataatCACACATGATAATATAAGAACATATGATGATCCTGTTAGTCAAGACAATTCAACCTTTGAAAATCAAAATTTTAtgggaagaaaaaaatacgaTTCCAAATATACAAGCAAATTAAGTATTAATAGCTtaggaaatataaatgaatctAATGATagtcataataattatgattattatgatgatgattcattaaatcaaaataagggatttttaaaaaaaaattcaattattttgaaatcgttatataatttaaatgaagattatgtaaataacaatataaataataatgataataatagtagtactAGCCGTTctggtaataataattgtggtaataataattgtggtaataatgatataccacattttaaaaatatgaggAAATATAATTCAGAAACTAACATCCCTAGCTGTagtaagaataataaaagttcAAATGGAAAATTGTTGAAtcgtttatataatatgttatttagaaaaaaaaaaaaatatagaattaaaaatattgataaagattcaaaaaaaaaagtagataaatttattcaaaatataaaattgttaaatgacaataatgatgataataataagattGATGAAAAGGATATAGAAATACAATTTGATACTTTGTTAAATGGTATATTTGATTTCTTACAAGATTATGATAATTCAAGTGTCACTACGTTTAATGATTCTATATTAGATGATGATTgtgattattttttgaatgcAAGATCTTGCGGTATCTCCCTATCGAACCTTCCTACATGCGATAAGGTGAATGTGGAATCTGAAATAGGAGGAGAAagagatgatgatgaagatgatgaagatgatgaaggtgatgaagatgatgaagatgaagaaggtgatgaagatgatgatgataatgatgataatggtgatgattatgataataatgataatggtGATGACCagtctaataataataatgaaaatgttggtggtgatgatgatgatgaccagtctaataataataataataataataataatgagaatGATGATGGTGATGatcataatgataaaaacaaCGACTATATATCTCAATATAACTTgatattaaaagataaatcacataatgataataattatatgacaAATGAACATGAACAAAAGATGGGGGGagacaaaaaagaaaatatggatatattatcaaatgaagaagataataTTTCCTCGAAACATAATAATGACCTTCAGAGAGTTAAGAGATCATTATATTTACcagaaaattttattaaagacaattatgaaaaaacaaaagataTTCATATATCTAAAAAGGAAGATgacaatgaaaataataatagtaaagtACATATTAATTCTCAAAGTAaagaggaaaataaaaatgttgtaGACAATACAATTccttgtaataataaaaatataaatgaagaagataatgatattaataattcaatAAAAATTCCACATATTGGAATATTTGATAAAAGCAAAATAAATtgtagaaataaaaaagcaTCTAAATTTGATAAAATTAAACGATTTAATGACaagataaataattataataatccaTTAATAACAAAtctggaaaataaaaatgaagaaataattgtgccaaaaaataatgacgatgaaaaacaaaaaatactttttcctataattaaaaatgataatccAAAAGAGACAGGAGAGAAATATGAAAACAATGTTgtatatgaagaaaataataaaagagatattaataataatgatatgcaTAATAAGGAtgtagaaaaattatataaagataaaaattcacatcatataaaaaataaatatgataaaggTAATCTTACAGAAAATAATGAAGTAATGCAAAGATATTCAAAAgataatgatgaagatgatgaagagTATGAACACTGGCATGGACATCAACATGATACAAAATATACAcctgtatataaatatgcagCTTCTTTTACATTGGCtgctattttatttttaggtttatccttatattatataaataatagaaaaggtaaacaaattataaatgCAAAAGCGTCTAATGATTTTCCAGTATATACTAATGTGAAGGAAGTATCTTGTAAGGAACAAAATATAGAAACAATGAATGAAATGCAATggcaataa
- a CDS encoding mitochondrial import receptor subunit TOM40, putative yields the protein MEITNIFKKLLCRQNVVHTENNSFFDAFKNPNEEGLKRKSEVDNEMLNKSTLNENKDDKLKTSEDDKLKEQNLIGYGNSFDAPNALLFENLNKEYKFITTQDNFDGFRFEVDKNVNKFLQSTHTLFLGTTLREVGYLYQFGANFTNSDNSLLMISRINIDGSVNGRFCKKINNNIDCKLNFNTYAKSDTRNMYEMSLEVNKPLYTYNFKSIWQGAWIFNTSYTQLLTKKLQAGVDLTYIASNCASIGSFGLRYNHKNNVLTMQIVRQPNFKSPEFMLNQTHLYKIQYAKKISDRLSLGTELEITPQTKESAMRLGWDYSFRHAKVQGSIDTSGKISVFTQDYSGFGVSGYIDYLNNDYKFGFMMHISPSQEQTQPAS from the coding sequence ATGGAGATAAccaacatttttaaaaaattgttaTGCAGACAAAATGTAGTACATACAGAAAATAATTCCTTTTTTGATGCTTTTAAAAATCCGAATGAAGAGGGTTTAAAACGAAAGAGTGAAGTTGACAATGAAATGTTAAATAAGAGTACGttgaatgaaaataaagatgataaattaaaaacgAGTGAAGACGATAAGTTAAAAGAACAGAATTTAATAGGATATGGGAATTCATTTGATGCTCCTAATgctttattatttgaaaatttaaataaagaatataaatttataacaaCACAAGATAATTTTGATGGTTTTCGTTTTGAAGtagataaaaatgtaaataaatttttacaGTCGACACATACATTATTTTTAGGAACAACATTAAGAGAAGTTGGTTATCTTTATCAATTTGGAGCTAATTTTACAAATTCTGATAATAGTTTATTAATGATAAGTCGAATAAATATAGATGGTAGTGTGAATGGTAgattttgtaaaaaaataaataataacattgattgtaaattaaattttaatacatatgCAAAAAGTGATACAAGAAATATGTATGAAATGTCATTAGAAGTAAATAAACcattatatacttataattttaaaagtaTATGGCAAGGAGCATGGATATTTAATACTTCATATACACaattattaacaaaaaaattacaagCAGGTGTGGATTTAACATATATTGCATCCAATTGTGCTTCTATAGGATCCTTTGGTTTAAGatataatcataaaaataatgttctAACCATGCAAATTGTTAGACAACCAAACTTTAAATCACCAGAGTTTATGTTAAACCAAactcatttatataaaatacaatatgcaaaaaaaatatcagaTCGTTTATCATTAGGAACAGAATTAGAAATTACACCACAAACAAAAGAATCAGCTATGAGACTTGGATGGGATTATTCTTTCAGACATGCAAAAGTACAAGGTTCTATTGATACCAGTGGAAAAATATCCGTATTCACTCAAGACTATTCAGGTTTTGGTGTTAGTGGGTATATAGATTATTtgaataatgattataaatTTGGATTCATGATGCACATATCTCCTTCTCAAGAGCAAACACAACCAGCATCGTAA
- a CDS encoding kinetochore protein NDC80,putative, which produces MNNHSVYNKFNPTHSVFNNNTNLNNSIYVSGDKKSKSRTSLNNLSFYKPNASVYVKKVDKSDKKDYVKTLVRYLGWKNYGGGIIPNLYKNPSMTELINIWNFIFKHVDPLIEVNKDNYGEVVLSFYKDIGYPYTISKSTLVAPTTGLQYNTHLTALAWLCQLLIFEVECNNDINDEKDLSLSYDFNELNEIKMDDFIQHSYKSYINKEDKNLNDMLRTNLEKEIDRLDNDLNNKIEDINEKKKKIEEIKNHMKENEELIKRNKVLCEENQKIKQLYTNSLDETTKLERDIELCKISNQDEKNKMEKILEEIKKVKDILQKQTLNKAQFVQMNENIDKNKEKIEQIKNDIKSLNNEYPNLSEKLNNRNNDLKKIAKTINDKFIEIVENINLYKNISTSDWNEIHSININIDSFTIDNMLNTNWKNYKGNIKNFIDQDEQELKNSLNLIEENEKQIKIIEQDIQSLKKEIMEKENFFKKLNDDTNEFVNKSTQTLNQLVAENEKMLAEAEEKLNETNEMFNKVRASREQKEDEVEKIKEENEKKFKEKLSVLQKACAVLIELKKYSKSYISIVLEEKKKDLDLYKDLQKSLVE; this is translated from the exons atgaataacCATTCAGTGTATAATAAATTCAATCCTACCCATTCAGTGTTCAATAATAATACCAATTTGAATAATAGTATTTATGTTTCTGGAGATAAGAAATCTAAATCTCGAACATCGTTGAACAACttatctttttataaacCTAATGCATctgtatatgtaaaaaagGTGGATAAAAGTGATAAGAAAGATTATGTAAAAACATTAGTTCGCTATTTAGGATGGAAAAACTATGGTGGGGGTATAATACCAAATTTGTATAAGAATCCAAGTATGAcagaattaataaatatatggaattttatatttaaacatGTGGATCCATTAATAGAagtaaataaagataattatGGAGAAGTCGTATTAAGTTTTTATAAAGACATAGGATATCCATACACTATATCTAAATCAACATTAGTAGCTCCAACAACAGGTTTACAATATAATACTCATTTAACAGCTCTTGCTTGGTTATGtcaattattaatttttgaaGTTGAatgtaataatgatataaatgacgAAAAGGATTTAAGTTTATCTTATGATTTCAATGAAttgaatgaaataaaaatggatGATTTTATCCAACATAGTTATAAatcttatattaataaagaagacaaaaatttaaatgatatgTTAAGAACTaatttagaaaaagaaattgatAGATTAGATAATGAtctgaataataaaattgaagATATTAatgagaagaaaaaaaaaattgaagaaataaaaaaccatatgaaagaaaatgaagaattaataaaaagaaataaagtTCTTTGTGaagaaaatcaaaaaattaaacaattATATACAAACAGTTTAGATGAAACAACCAAATTAGAAAGGGATATCgaattatgtaaaatatcaaaccaagatgaaaaaaataaaatggaaaaaatattagaagaaattaaaaaagtaaaagaTATTTTACAAAAACAAACATTAAATAAAGCTCAATTCGTACAaatgaatgaaaatattgataaaaataaagaaaaaattgaacaaattaaaaatgatattaaaagtttaaataatgaatatcCAAATTTAAGTGAAAAGttaaataatagaaataatgatttaaaaaaaatagccAAAactataaatgataaatttatagaaattgttgaaaatattaatctatataaaaatatttcaacaTCTGATTGGAATGAAATACAttcaattaatataaatatagattCTTTTACTATCGATAATATGTTAAATACAAACtggaaaaattataaaggCAATATTAAAAACTTTATTGATCAAGATGAACAAGAACTTAAAAACTCATTAAACCTAAtcgaagaaaatgaaaaacaaaTCAAAATTATAGAACAAGATATTCaaagtttaaaaaaagaaatcatGGAAAAGGAAAATTTCTTCAAAAAGTTGAATGACGATACAAATGAATTCGTCAACAAGTCTACTCAAACGTTAAATCAACTGGTAGCAGAAAATGAG aaaatGTTGGCAGAGGCTGAAGAGAAATTG AATGAGACCAATGAGATGTTCAATAAGGTTAGGGCATCGAGGGAACAGAAGGAAGATGAAGTTGAAAAGATAAAAGAggaaaatgagaaaaaatttAAGGAGAAATTGTCAGTGCTTCAAAAg gCGTGCGCTGTTCTGATAgagttaaaaaaatacagCAAGTCTTATATATCCAT TGTGTtggaagaaaagaaaaaggatTTGGATCTATACAAAGATCTTCAAAAAAGTCTAGTTGAATAA
- a CDS encoding ras GTPAse, putative, protein MDSFKILVLGDLGVGKSSFLKLISENFNDLYPIDFFDYFIHLDEKEEEEEEKKKKEEKKKNDFVCAKDLASNTSTKHNVENVVENIFFQAKKNFLQFIENKMNTNNFIFEERHKYTYGFEIYTLLWSRNNEYNNKFKKNNPLNIIKNMEKKSIKEIYYKNEDSNNNMCYDNNNNNNNDMCYNNHISINNDHADLNLSSHSNDINNFYMIEFLEIGGIQTYSYIRNIFYEKVDGILLVYDSSNNKSYHNLAKWLYELYINTKPPSDVFCGEIKKKNFLWNFFHTQKKNKNKNKENQNKDHKKNYEQDQDEEHLEYDKNIYNKYNYSKEMNNTFCHKNSYKRKNKNTYNDNYDNYNNDDEEDFFSDDNSDIEKGSYKYNEDILNGQIPIACVATKIDKKNAKEKPAYVKTPRTSYLYNFFFPDLINNDAVYDSSNNIKIKKHILKKLEQHITQAIEIKASSIDCVVDIENFVTFLKNVYNKKFNIQMC, encoded by the coding sequence atggatAGTTTTAAAATTCTCGTGTTAGGAGACCTGGGAGTAGGAAAAAGCtcctttttaaaattaataagtGAAAATTTTAATGATTTATATCCTATAGATTTCTTTgattattttatacatttagatgaaaaagaagaagaggaagaggaaaagaaaaaaaaagaagagaagaaaaaaaatgattttgTATGTGCTAAAGATTTGGCTAGTAACACAAGTACCAAACATAATGTAGAAAATGTagtagaaaatatatttttccaggcaaaaaaaaactttttacaatttattgaaaataaaatgaatactaacaattttatttttgaagagagacataaatatacatatggatttgaaatatatactttGTTATGGTCGAGAAATAATGAGtacaataataaatttaaaaaaaataatcctttaaatataataaaaaatatggaaaaaaaatctataaaagaaatatattacaaaaacgaagatagtaataataatatgtgttatgataataataataataataataatgatatgtgttataataatcatatatctATTAACAATGATCATGCAGATCTTAATCTTTCATCACACTccaatgatataaataatttttatatgatagaATTCTTAGAAATAGGAGGAATACAAACGTACTCATATATtcgtaatatattttatgaaaagGTTGATGGTATATTACTAGTTTATGATTCATCTAATAATAAATCTTATCATAATTTAGCTAAATGGTTGTAtgagttatatataaatacaaaaccACCTTCAGATGTTTTTTGtggagaaataaaaaaaaaaaattttctatGGAACTTTTTTCACAcacaaaagaaaaacaaaaacaaaaacaaagaaaatcaaaataaagatcacaaaaaaaattatgaacaagATCAAGATGAGGAACATTtagaatatgataaaaatatttataataaatataattatagtaAAGAAATGAATAATACATTTTGTCATAAAAATTCAtacaaaaggaaaaataaaaatacttacaatgataattatgataattataataatgatgatgaagaagatttTTTCTCTGATGACAATTCAGATATAGAAAAAGgttcttataaatataatgaagacATATTAAACGGTCAAATACCAATAGCATGTGTTGCCACAaaaattgataaaaaaaatgcaaAAGAAAAACCAGCTTATGTAAAAACTCCTAGAACTTCctatctttataattttttttttcctgatcttataaataatgatgctGTATATGATagttcaaataatataaaaattaaaaaacataTTCTGAAAAAACTAGAACAACATATTACTCAAGCTATAGAAATTAAGGCTAGTTCTATCGATTGTGTGGTTGACATTGAAAATTTTGTTACCTTTCttaaaaatgtttataataaaaaatttaacatTCAAATGTGTTAA
- a CDS encoding malate:quinone oxidoreductase, putative: protein MICVKNILKRYKNSPINEISSNRKYYEGSVIRSINFSTSNYGNNEKKANDIEKNKNVSINLNEGNFLQNEIYDTVVIGGGVTGTALFFLLSKFTNLKKLAIIERRDNFALVASHGKNNSQTIHCGDIETNYSFEKAKFIKRYADMLRNYLTHIPKEKKDSISSVTQKMVLGVGEKECQFLEERYPVFRQLFNSMKLYNKDDIHEVEPRVALKDSHTLREEQLSALYMPPELTTCDYQKLSETFIESARTVPDKTISINLLTEVINIEEVNDSLYKIHTNKGIINSRFVVVCACGHSLMIAQKMNYGLEYSCMPVAGSFYFTDNILKGKVYTIQNPALPFAAVHGDPDIIEKGKTRFGPTALPLPLLERDNIKTLLDFLKVWNPDLSLFQVYYNLFKDMTMLKYVARNVLFEIPVLNKYLFLKDVKKIIPSLTIKDLTYCVGYGGVRPQLINKKSKKLILGEGKIDPGKNIIFNITPSPGATTCLGNGEFDMNTICERLNAKVNKNDVKKYLYEGDYPVNYL, encoded by the coding sequence atgatatgtgttaaaaatattttgaaaagatataaaaatagtcCCATAAACGAAATAAGTAGTAATAGGAAATATTATGAAGGGTCAGTTATAAGAAGTATAAATTTTAGTACATCAAATTAtggaaataatgaaaaaaaagcaaATGATATTGAAAAGAATAAGAATGTATCTATAAATCTTAATGAAGGtaattttttacaaaatgaaatatatgataCAGTTGTTATAGGAGGAGGAGTAACAGGTACtgctttgttttttttattatctaaatttactaatttaaaaaagttaGCTATAATTGAAAGAAGAGATAATTTTGCTTTAGTAGCATCAcatggaaaaaataatagtcAAACAATTCATTGTGGTGATATTGAAACAAATTATTCTTTTGAAAAGgctaaatttataaaaagatatGCTGATATGTTAAGAAATTATTTAACACATATAcctaaagaaaaaaaagatagcATATCAAGTGTTACACAAAAAATGGTTTTAGGTGTAGGTGAAAAGGAATGTCAGTTCTTAGAAGAAAGATATCCTGTATTTAGACAATTATTTAATTCgatgaaattatataataaagatgataTACATGAGGTAGAACCACGGGTTGCTTTAAAGGATTCTCATACATTAAGAGAAGAACAATTATCAGCATTATATATGCCTCCAGAATTAACTACATGTGATTATCAAAAATTATCTGAGACTTTTATTGAATCAGCACGTACAGTACCAGATAAAACAATatctataaatttattaacagAAGTAATTAATATTGAAGAAGTTAATGatagtttatataaaatacatacaaaCAAAGGAATAATTAATTCACGTTTTGTTGTTGTATGTGCATGTGGACATTCATTGATGATTGcacaaaaaatgaattatggATTAGAATATAGTTGTATGCCTGTAGCTGgaagtttttattttactgataatattttaaagggTAAAGTATATACTATTCAAAATCCAGCATTACCATTTGCAGCTGTACATGGAGATCCAGATATTatagaaaaaggaaaaaccAGATTTGGACCAACAGCTTTACCTTTACCCTTATTAGAAagagataatataaaaacctTATTggattttttaaaagtatgGAATCCAGATCTAAGTTTATTTCaagtatattataatttatttaaagataTGACAATGTTAAAATATGTAGCACGTAACGTTTTATTTGAAATCCcagttttaaataaatatttatttttaaaagatgttaaaaaaattattccaTCATTAACCATAAAAGACTTAACATATTGTGTTGGTTATGGAGGTGTTCGACCACAActcataaataaaaaaagtaaaaaattaatacttGGAGAGGGAAAAATCGACCcaggaaaaaatattatattcaatatTACACCTTCACCTGGAGCAACCACCTGTTTAGGTAATGGTGAATTTGATATGAACACAATATGTGAAAGACTGAATGCAAaagttaataaaaatgatgtaaaaaaatatttatatgaaggCGACTACCCCGTCAATTATTTATGa